A genomic window from Candidatus Desulfarcum epimagneticum includes:
- a CDS encoding hypothetical protein (Evidence 5 : Unknown function), with amino-acid sequence MAIKGGYFTENSDIDLLIKFKDIPFEKYADNYFKLHELFENMFGRKVDLMTENSLSNPYLLSAMTSWTLFSARTS; translated from the coding sequence ATGGCTATAAAAGGGGGATATTTCACTGAGAACAGCGATATTGACCTGTTAATCAAATTCAAAGATATTCCTTTTGAAAAATATGCCGACAATTATTTTAAGCTGCATGAATTGTTTGAGAATATGTTTGGCCGAAAAGTGGATTTGATGACGGAAAATTCCCTGTCAAATCCCTATTTGTTAAGTGCCATGACATCGTGGACACTTTTTAGTGCCAGGACATCGTAG
- a CDS encoding AAA family ATPase translates to MDNHRVFFSLKKEPFISDLKPNEMLETHELISVQNRFDYAVGLGGIGLVTGEIGSGKSTALRYSAAMLHPSEYRCVYVVASSGSIIELYRQIISKLQIFLSTNSKALMTDMIRKEIKKQVLGKKIKPVLIIDEASLLRLEVFAELHTITQFEKDSKPWLPVILAGQSNLIDKLMYRGSGPLASRIIARSHLEGLNLDMMRKYLAHHLGLAGVETNLFDDTAARAIHQGSGGLLRKANHLARGALIAAAAQKSMTVKADHVRLASTEIF, encoded by the coding sequence ATGGATAATCACAGGGTTTTTTTCAGTTTAAAAAAAGAGCCGTTTATCTCGGATTTAAAGCCGAATGAGATGCTTGAAACCCATGAGCTGATATCGGTTCAAAATCGCTTTGACTATGCTGTGGGACTGGGAGGCATCGGTCTTGTCACCGGCGAGATCGGAAGCGGAAAATCAACGGCTTTGCGTTACAGCGCCGCCATGCTTCACCCTTCCGAATATCGCTGCGTCTACGTGGTGGCCTCATCAGGTTCCATCATTGAGCTTTACCGGCAGATCATATCAAAGCTTCAGATATTTTTGTCCACCAACTCCAAAGCCTTGATGACGGACATGATTCGTAAAGAGATCAAAAAACAGGTCCTCGGGAAAAAAATAAAGCCGGTTTTGATCATAGACGAAGCGTCATTGCTGAGGCTGGAGGTCTTTGCCGAACTGCACACCATCACCCAGTTCGAAAAAGACTCCAAACCCTGGCTGCCCGTCATATTGGCGGGGCAGTCCAACCTGATTGACAAATTGATGTATCGGGGCTCCGGCCCCCTGGCGTCAAGAATTATTGCCCGAAGTCATCTGGAAGGGCTTAACCTGGATATGATGCGAAAATACCTGGCCCACCACCTGGGACTTGCCGGAGTGGAGACAAATCTTTTTGATGACACCGCCGCAAGGGCCATACACCAGGGCTCCGGGGGTCTTTTGAGAAAGGCCAACCACCTGGCAAGGGGAGCTCTTATAGCGGCGGCGGCCCAAAAATCAATGACAGTGAAAGCGGATCACGTCAGACTGGCTTCCACTGAAATCTTTTGA
- a CDS encoding conserved hypothetical protein (Evidence 4 : Unknown function but conserved in other organisms) — protein sequence MVIFISIKLKKLFEQERDYKWKKPKQCPRCGGCRLWGHGYAPVLFDGFRKPLLIKRNRCPDCHCVIRFRPKGYFGRIQASKNAIRSCISGKLKYAKCPGSISRSRRRHWVMALTRRIKAHFGDTWQKSILKGLNYLAFLGHIPVSRSI from the coding sequence ATGGTAATATTTATTTCCATAAAACTCAAGAAGCTTTTTGAACAAGAGCGCGATTATAAATGGAAAAAGCCGAAGCAATGCCCCCGCTGCGGCGGATGCAGGCTGTGGGGGCATGGGTATGCGCCCGTTTTGTTTGACGGTTTCAGAAAACCGCTTCTGATTAAGCGCAATCGGTGTCCGGACTGCCATTGTGTGATACGTTTCCGGCCAAAGGGGTATTTCGGGCGGATTCAGGCGTCAAAGAATGCCATACGCTCATGCATATCCGGGAAATTAAAATATGCCAAATGCCCCGGCTCCATCAGCCGGAGCCGGCGGCGTCACTGGGTCATGGCCCTGACCCGGCGGATCAAGGCGCATTTCGGCGACACGTGGCAAAAAAGCATATTAAAGGGATTGAACTATCTTGCGTTCCTGGGTCATATTCCGGTGAGCCGTTCCATTTAA
- a CDS encoding conserved hypothetical protein (Evidence 4 : Unknown function but conserved in other organisms) yields MTKEQRMDVAVFRYGVISDFVNGPSLSRQEKRRLLQGKSEKKWRIPFSEKTRISKSGILRWIRLYEKSGCDIRSLYPKVRADKGKSRVIDDDTALGLAELRKQFPKSTVAALIEKMRKGKSEAFRRPLSPSTVYRFLNQRGLMDMTRKTPEDRRKFEAEMPNDLWQSDVMHGPKVLADGKNKKTYLIAIIDDHSRLIVHAKFYFSENLVNYMDAFQDALLKRGLPRKLYVDNGAAFRSVRLAYTAASLNIALIRARPYKPQGKGKIERWFKTVRSGFLPDFQGDTINDINSALTRWIGTQYHPKKHGATGQSPFERFTAHMECLRAAPANLKDHFRITARRRVAKDRTITLNGRLYEGPVALIGKNVELCFHPDEPDSVEIKYKSRSFGNASPVNLAVNCRVKRAKNTHADMEPAPGSSYHGGSLL; encoded by the coding sequence ATGACCAAAGAGCAGAGAATGGATGTGGCGGTTTTTCGTTACGGTGTTATCAGTGATTTTGTAAACGGGCCAAGCCTGTCCCGTCAGGAAAAGCGGAGGCTTTTACAGGGCAAAAGCGAAAAAAAATGGCGGATACCCTTTTCTGAAAAGACCCGGATCAGCAAAAGCGGCATATTGCGATGGATTCGTCTTTACGAAAAAAGCGGCTGTGATATCCGATCATTGTATCCCAAAGTCCGCGCGGACAAGGGAAAAAGCAGGGTCATAGATGATGACACGGCGCTGGGTCTGGCTGAGCTGAGGAAACAGTTTCCCAAATCGACTGTGGCCGCTCTGATTGAAAAAATGCGCAAGGGAAAATCGGAGGCTTTCCGGCGCCCGCTTTCCCCGTCCACGGTTTACCGGTTTTTGAATCAGCGCGGGCTTATGGACATGACCCGGAAAACCCCGGAGGACAGGCGCAAGTTTGAGGCGGAGATGCCCAATGATTTATGGCAGAGCGATGTCATGCACGGACCCAAAGTTCTTGCCGACGGCAAAAATAAAAAGACTTATCTGATCGCCATCATAGACGATCATTCCAGGCTGATCGTTCACGCGAAATTTTATTTCTCAGAAAATCTGGTCAACTATATGGACGCGTTTCAGGACGCGCTTTTGAAGCGCGGCCTGCCCCGAAAACTCTATGTGGACAACGGCGCGGCGTTTCGCAGCGTCCGTCTGGCTTATACCGCCGCCTCATTAAATATCGCGCTTATTCGCGCCCGGCCGTATAAACCCCAGGGAAAGGGAAAGATCGAGCGGTGGTTTAAAACCGTGCGGTCGGGTTTTTTGCCTGACTTTCAAGGAGATACGATCAATGATATCAATTCTGCGCTGACCCGCTGGATCGGGACCCAATATCACCCAAAGAAACATGGGGCCACAGGCCAGAGTCCTTTCGAGCGCTTCACCGCCCATATGGAATGTTTAAGAGCCGCTCCCGCAAATCTGAAAGATCATTTTCGAATCACCGCAAGACGCAGGGTGGCCAAAGACCGGACCATCACCTTAAACGGCAGACTGTATGAGGGGCCTGTGGCCCTTATCGGCAAAAATGTGGAGCTTTGCTTTCATCCCGATGAGCCTGATTCGGTGGAGATTAAATATAAAAGCAGGTCTTTTGGAAACGCGTCGCCGGTCAACCTTGCCGTCAACTGCAGGGTTAAAAGAGCCAAAAACACCCATGCCGACATGGAGCCCGCCCCGGGTTCCAGTTATCATGGCGGAAGTCTTTTATAG
- the ectB gene encoding Diaminobutyrate--2-oxoglutarate transaminase → MENYSESHVLSEREKLSVLTGRNEPGADYPKDKYVYELFDSRGEDFRLKERSMASPKNRRLDLFSEKESKARYYVRHFPALFSRAKNEFLYDVSGNKYIDFLSGAGALNYGHNNPIIKKELIKYLRNDGIIHSLDKATEAKERFINEFCKTILAPRGYDHKIQFTGPTGTNAVEAALKLARMAKKRASVMAFTKGYHGNTLGALAVTANDYYKNDFFCMANGTVFMPYDQYLGPDVNTIGHLKKYLEDSGSGIALPAAVILETIQGEGGINVAGRKWLQDLSALCRDHDILLIIDDIQVGNGRTGTFFSFEDYGIVPDIVVVSKSIGGGLPFSFVLMKPELDVWKPGQHTGTFRGNNLAFVAGAAILRKYWRDGAFSDSIAKKSAYLKRSLEEIKGDHSGLGIQIRGKGLIYGLEFKDKAFAAAVSRKCFQKNLVVETCGTQDETLKILPPLTIGQDALEKGAGIIKNAVLEIKNGKKS, encoded by the coding sequence ATGGAAAATTATAGCGAGTCCCATGTTTTATCGGAACGTGAAAAATTGAGTGTCCTGACAGGACGGAATGAGCCGGGGGCTGATTATCCGAAAGACAAATATGTTTATGAACTGTTTGATTCGCGAGGGGAAGATTTTAGACTTAAAGAAAGGTCGATGGCTTCCCCAAAAAACAGACGACTTGACCTTTTCAGCGAAAAAGAATCGAAAGCGCGTTATTATGTCAGGCATTTCCCGGCATTGTTTTCCAGAGCGAAAAACGAGTTTCTTTATGATGTTTCCGGGAATAAATATATAGATTTTTTGAGCGGCGCCGGCGCTCTTAATTACGGGCATAATAATCCCATCATAAAAAAAGAGCTTATAAAATACCTCCGGAATGATGGCATTATCCATAGTCTGGACAAGGCGACGGAGGCTAAAGAACGTTTTATCAATGAATTCTGCAAAACGATTCTTGCCCCGAGAGGTTATGACCACAAAATTCAGTTCACAGGCCCCACCGGAACCAACGCGGTTGAAGCGGCTTTGAAATTGGCCCGAATGGCCAAAAAACGGGCGTCTGTGATGGCGTTTACAAAAGGGTATCACGGAAACACTTTGGGGGCGCTTGCCGTCACCGCCAACGACTATTATAAAAACGATTTTTTTTGCATGGCCAACGGGACTGTTTTCATGCCCTATGATCAGTATTTGGGCCCTGATGTGAACACCATCGGGCATCTGAAAAAATATCTTGAAGATTCAGGCAGCGGGATCGCCTTGCCTGCGGCGGTCATTTTGGAAACCATTCAAGGCGAAGGAGGTATAAATGTCGCCGGGAGGAAATGGCTGCAAGATTTGTCGGCGTTATGCCGGGATCATGATATTTTATTGATTATTGACGACATCCAGGTCGGAAATGGCCGAACCGGGACGTTCTTCAGTTTTGAAGATTATGGCATTGTCCCTGATATTGTGGTGGTTTCAAAGTCCATTGGCGGGGGGTTGCCGTTCTCCTTTGTTTTGATGAAACCCGAGTTGGATGTGTGGAAACCGGGGCAGCACACAGGCACGTTTCGCGGAAACAACCTCGCCTTTGTGGCGGGCGCCGCGATTTTGCGAAAATATTGGAGGGATGGCGCTTTTTCGGATTCAATCGCGAAAAAATCGGCATATTTAAAAAGAAGTCTGGAAGAAATAAAGGGAGATCATTCCGGATTGGGAATTCAAATCAGGGGCAAAGGTTTGATTTATGGGCTTGAGTTTAAAGACAAGGCTTTTGCCGCCGCAGTTTCCAGAAAATGTTTCCAAAAAAACCTGGTCGTCGAAACTTGCGGAACTCAAGATGAGACGCTGAAAATTTTGCCGCCGCTGACCATAGGACAAGACGCGCTGGAAAAAGGGGCGGGAATAATTAAAAACGCGGTTTTAGAAATAAAAAATGGAAAAAAATCATGA
- a CDS encoding hypothetical protein (Evidence 5 : Unknown function), whose product MRLEYVVATIDVKEQKLKLFLDKTQVDECRMPHYI is encoded by the coding sequence GTGAGGCTCGAATATGTGGTGGCTACTATTGATGTCAAAGAACAAAAATTAAAACTCTTCCTGGACAAAACCCAGGTGGATGAGTGTAGAATGCCACATTATATTTAA
- a CDS encoding conserved hypothetical protein (Evidence 4 : Unknown function but conserved in other organisms) has protein sequence MKYGSEFEIAIKDTAEKGKGVFAMEDIPTNRKIFINFMMPIPEDELDQYRDLSLRHYFFKWEKTYAISLGQALYMNHSHAPNVKIIRYFRENFIEGFSTKPIPAGTELTHKYADLSWFPDHDLWA, from the coding sequence ATGAAATACGGATCAGAATTTGAGATTGCCATAAAAGATACGGCTGAAAAAGGAAAGGGCGTTTTCGCCATGGAGGATATTCCGACAAATCGCAAGATATTCATAAATTTTATGATGCCGATACCGGAAGATGAGTTGGATCAATACCGGGACCTGTCTTTGCGCCATTATTTTTTCAAATGGGAAAAAACATACGCGATTTCCCTCGGGCAGGCGCTTTATATGAATCATTCCCACGCCCCGAATGTTAAAATTATTCGATATTTCAGAGAAAACTTTATTGAAGGTTTCTCGACAAAACCGATTCCCGCCGGAACGGAGCTGACCCACAAATACGCTGATTTGTCATGGTTTCCGGATCATGATTTGTGGGCATGA
- a CDS encoding hypothetical protein (Evidence 5 : Unknown function): MVHFMRLEPRIMLDAVGLAADFDADHVPDDGGADIPGHFPAQFGELLNADGDQSPFDLEKPGAARGLFFVDTGVPDRGAIMEKARSKGFEAVAIPEGSDGVRFVAETLGRFSDLPAIHIFSHGAPGTIRLGDASLSTDSLAGYSQALRAWGEALEPGGDILLYGCRAGLAPDFIAGMAEMTGADVAASDDVTGGADQNGDWILEVRDGDVKTGAVSFDEWGHALLFDVYFTSPSTAEKAENHTGNALNVGSDISNLPGIFSRSYSIVGGTDADSFTINNSGNLRFKSPPDYDAPWQNEGKNVYQVQVKARYTFSIGIGIAKVDYVKSGTQTINVTVTDVNEPVEITSAESLNATEGVAALPITVADPENGPFTYTITGGADQAKFRSDANGLYFISPPSYRGLGDANSDNVYEVSYTVSDGEFSDSQDVKAAVVDVNSAPSFTGASSFSVSENASFAASVTATDPDGGILLYSVTGGADQNLFEIGRTSGALTFKTPPDYENPDDQGSDRSYEVEVTVSDRRLSATRTLTISVTDVNEAPVFNGAASAAAVENSTSGPTVSASDPEGAALTYSVTGGADQDKFSIDAGSGALTFLSPPDYESPSDAGANNVYEIQITAGDGVVSENRTVYVSVSSVNEFAPEVTSPDSVSLYRGESFVMTAASRDPDDDPATWSITGGADRDLFSIDANSGRLAFLSTPNYANPLDADGNNVYEVEITASDGAFSGSKTIEAIVTSVDKPVPEVKAPPIVRPDSGSRQAGPAGPAGALGVLGQTQDASGFSLNVPAPDSPGGVGPVGEGLSAIANRLDLDLISDSGATLGRIQAAAGFMGGGPAPESGNAVFESLLGDVTGFDVQTSVEDDPDAWEIFQ; this comes from the coding sequence ATGGTTCATTTTATGAGACTGGAGCCCAGGATCATGCTGGACGCGGTGGGGCTTGCCGCCGATTTTGACGCGGATCACGTCCCGGATGACGGAGGCGCGGACATCCCGGGCCATTTCCCGGCTCAGTTCGGGGAGCTTTTGAACGCGGACGGCGACCAAAGCCCGTTTGATCTGGAGAAGCCGGGGGCCGCCCGGGGACTTTTTTTTGTGGACACGGGGGTCCCGGACCGGGGCGCCATCATGGAAAAGGCGCGTTCAAAGGGATTTGAGGCCGTCGCCATTCCCGAAGGCTCGGACGGGGTCCGGTTTGTCGCCGAGACCCTTGGGCGTTTTTCTGATTTGCCCGCCATTCATATTTTTTCCCACGGCGCCCCGGGAACGATTCGCCTGGGGGACGCCTCCCTTTCAACGGACAGCCTGGCCGGGTATTCCCAGGCCCTCCGGGCGTGGGGAGAGGCCCTTGAGCCGGGCGGGGATATTTTGCTGTACGGCTGCCGCGCGGGCCTGGCCCCGGATTTTATCGCCGGGATGGCCGAAATGACCGGCGCCGACGTGGCCGCCTCAGACGACGTCACCGGGGGAGCGGACCAAAACGGCGACTGGATTCTGGAGGTCCGGGACGGGGATGTGAAGACCGGCGCCGTCTCTTTTGACGAATGGGGGCATGCGTTGCTCTTCGATGTTTATTTCACCAGCCCCAGCACGGCTGAGAAGGCCGAAAATCACACCGGAAACGCGCTGAATGTGGGCTCCGATATCAGCAATCTTCCGGGCATTTTCAGTCGGTCCTATAGCATCGTCGGGGGAACTGACGCCGACTCTTTCACCATCAACAACTCGGGAAACCTGAGATTTAAGTCGCCGCCGGATTACGACGCTCCCTGGCAGAATGAAGGAAAGAATGTTTATCAGGTCCAGGTTAAAGCCAGATACACATTCAGCATCGGCATCGGCATAGCCAAGGTGGATTATGTCAAAAGCGGAACCCAGACCATCAACGTGACCGTGACGGATGTGAACGAGCCCGTTGAGATCACCAGCGCGGAGAGTCTCAACGCCACCGAGGGCGTGGCGGCGCTGCCCATCACGGTGGCGGACCCGGAGAACGGCCCCTTCACCTACACCATCACCGGCGGGGCGGACCAGGCCAAATTCAGGTCCGACGCGAACGGCCTGTATTTTATCTCTCCCCCCTCATACCGGGGCCTGGGAGACGCCAATTCGGACAATGTGTATGAGGTGTCCTACACCGTCTCCGACGGGGAGTTCAGCGACTCCCAGGATGTGAAAGCCGCTGTTGTGGATGTCAATTCGGCGCCGTCTTTCACCGGGGCAAGCTCTTTTTCCGTTTCGGAAAACGCCTCCTTTGCGGCCTCGGTCACGGCGACCGACCCGGACGGCGGGATCTTGCTTTACAGCGTCACCGGGGGCGCCGACCAGAATCTGTTTGAAATCGGGCGGACCTCCGGCGCGTTGACCTTTAAAACTCCGCCGGATTATGAAAATCCCGACGACCAGGGCTCCGACCGCTCTTACGAGGTGGAGGTGACCGTCAGCGACCGGAGGCTGAGCGCCACGCGGACCCTGACCATCTCCGTGACCGATGTGAACGAGGCCCCGGTTTTCAACGGCGCCGCCTCGGCCGCGGCTGTGGAGAATTCCACATCCGGCCCGACGGTTTCGGCCTCGGATCCCGAGGGCGCCGCGCTGACTTACAGCGTCACCGGCGGGGCCGACCAGGACAAATTCTCCATCGACGCCGGCTCCGGGGCCCTGACGTTTTTATCGCCCCCGGATTATGAGAGTCCGTCGGACGCCGGCGCGAACAATGTGTATGAGATCCAAATCACAGCCGGGGACGGCGTTGTTTCCGAAAACCGGACGGTTTACGTCAGCGTTTCGAGCGTCAACGAATTCGCCCCTGAAGTCACGAGCCCGGACTCGGTCAGTCTCTACAGGGGAGAATCCTTTGTGATGACGGCCGCCTCCCGGGATCCGGACGACGACCCCGCCACATGGTCCATCACCGGGGGCGCCGACCGGGATCTGTTTTCCATTGACGCGAATTCGGGGCGTCTGGCGTTTTTGTCCACCCCGAATTACGCCAACCCCCTGGACGCCGACGGGAACAATGTGTATGAGGTGGAGATCACGGCGAGCGACGGGGCTTTTTCAGGGTCCAAAACCATTGAGGCCATTGTCACCAGCGTTGACAAACCGGTTCCTGAAGTGAAAGCGCCCCCGATTGTCCGGCCGGATTCCGGCTCCCGGCAGGCCGGCCCGGCCGGTCCCGCCGGGGCTTTGGGCGTTTTGGGGCAGACGCAAGACGCGTCCGGGTTTTCTTTGAATGTCCCGGCCCCGGATTCGCCCGGGGGCGTCGGTCCTGTCGGCGAGGGGCTGTCGGCCATCGCAAACCGGCTGGACCTGGATTTGATATCGGACTCAGGCGCCACCCTGGGAAGAATTCAGGCGGCCGCCGGGTTTATGGGTGGCGGGCCGGCTCCGGAAAGCGGAAACGCCGTCTTTGAAAGCCTTTTGGGCGACGTGACCGGGTTTGATGTCCAGACGTCTGTGGAGGACGACCCCGATGCATGGGAGATTTTTCAGTAG
- the yjeK gene encoding Translation elongation factor P-lysyl-lysine 2,3-aminomutase, with translation MDEWKKILGQSMADGPSLEKKLGAAPPGLGRVISAYPMRINPYYFGLIDLENWKTDPIARQCLPDIREISLKGGEKDPLGEERRKPVPSVIHKYRRVALLTVSNVCAVYCRFCMRKRRVGMGEGGVSPHDIDLGLDYIKKKPEIREVILSGGDPLLLDDEQIDRILSRLKKISHVEIIRIGSRTPATLPQRITPDLCAILRRFHPIFFSAHFNHPAELTPESREACARIADAGIPIGNQTVLLKGVNDDPGVMARLFFGLLKQRVRPYYLFQADCVKGIEHLRTRVETGVEIMARLTRELSGLAIPRYVADSPGGHGKLPLSPQCLVRADEKEAEMVDLNGKPVIYPQPGAEQP, from the coding sequence ATGGATGAATGGAAAAAGATATTGGGACAAAGCATGGCGGACGGGCCTTCGCTGGAAAAAAAGCTGGGCGCCGCGCCGCCCGGGCTGGGGCGCGTGATCTCCGCTTATCCCATGCGGATCAATCCTTACTACTTCGGGCTCATCGACCTTGAAAACTGGAAAACCGACCCCATCGCCCGGCAGTGTCTGCCGGACATCCGGGAGATTTCCCTTAAGGGCGGGGAAAAAGACCCCCTGGGGGAAGAGCGCCGAAAACCGGTCCCTTCCGTGATCCACAAATACCGGCGTGTGGCGCTTTTGACGGTTTCCAACGTCTGCGCGGTGTACTGCCGGTTCTGCATGAGAAAACGGCGGGTGGGAATGGGGGAGGGGGGCGTCTCGCCCCATGACATCGACCTGGGCCTGGATTACATTAAAAAAAAACCTGAAATCCGGGAGGTCATTTTGTCCGGAGGGGACCCCCTGCTTCTCGATGACGAACAGATTGACCGGATTTTGAGCCGCCTGAAAAAAATCAGCCATGTGGAGATCATCCGGATCGGGTCCAGGACCCCGGCGACGCTTCCCCAGAGAATCACCCCTGATCTTTGCGCCATCCTGAGGCGATTTCACCCGATTTTTTTCAGCGCCCATTTCAACCATCCCGCCGAATTGACCCCTGAAAGCCGGGAGGCCTGCGCCCGGATCGCGGACGCGGGGATTCCCATCGGCAACCAGACTGTTCTCCTCAAAGGGGTCAACGACGACCCCGGGGTCATGGCCCGGCTGTTTTTCGGACTTTTAAAACAACGGGTCCGGCCCTACTACCTGTTCCAGGCCGACTGCGTCAAAGGCATCGAGCATCTAAGAACCCGGGTGGAGACCGGGGTTGAAATCATGGCGCGTCTGACCCGCGAGCTGTCCGGGCTCGCCATTCCCCGTTATGTGGCGGACTCGCCCGGCGGACACGGCAAGCTTCCCCTTTCCCCCCAATGCCTGGTCCGGGCCGATGAAAAAGAGGCCGAGATGGTGGACCTGAACGGAAAACCCGTGATATATCCCCAGCCAGGGGCCGAACAGCCCTGA
- a CDS encoding conserved hypothetical protein (Evidence 4 : Unknown function but conserved in other organisms): MKHITSILDIKKDDILDIFDIANDYSNLILKNGNILGGKIMGSFFLQPSTRTQLSFQSSFLRLGGKWIGFSDIETTRLGGTYHESFADTAKIVTEYCDVIVLRSQNEMVLNAFKKDVSVPVISAGCGRWEHPTQGLLDLFTIFNLLGRLNDINILISGNPDNRCVNSFLAGLTRWENINIHFVVPERLRFSGNHERVSPEFAAVHYYENYEEFFETPHVKGIDVIYIDDLNAEGESIARSYEIYPNLIFSKEKLKRFNKDVILLHPLPRTNIAAEINNLSNAKYFEQAKNGLYIRTALFYWLFAQKSF; encoded by the coding sequence ATGAAGCATATCACATCCATTCTGGATATAAAAAAAGATGATATCCTCGATATTTTTGATATCGCCAATGACTATTCGAATCTGATTTTAAAAAACGGGAATATATTGGGCGGAAAAATCATGGGAAGTTTTTTCCTGCAACCGAGCACCCGGACGCAACTCAGTTTCCAGTCTTCTTTTCTTCGATTGGGGGGAAAATGGATCGGATTTTCAGATATTGAAACAACCCGTCTGGGGGGAACTTATCATGAAAGCTTTGCCGACACCGCGAAAATTGTGACGGAATATTGCGATGTGATCGTGTTGAGATCGCAAAACGAGATGGTCTTAAACGCGTTTAAAAAAGATGTGAGCGTTCCCGTCATATCCGCCGGATGCGGACGATGGGAGCACCCGACCCAGGGTCTGCTTGATCTGTTCACTATTTTTAATCTGTTGGGAAGATTAAACGACATCAATATTTTAATTTCCGGGAATCCGGACAACCGGTGCGTCAATTCATTTCTGGCCGGACTGACGCGCTGGGAAAATATCAATATACATTTTGTGGTCCCGGAAAGACTCCGTTTTTCCGGAAATCATGAAAGAGTATCCCCGGAATTTGCCGCTGTCCATTATTATGAAAATTACGAAGAGTTTTTTGAAACGCCCCATGTCAAAGGCATAGATGTGATCTATATTGATGATTTGAACGCGGAGGGAGAATCCATCGCGCGCTCATACGAGATTTATCCAAACCTGATCTTTTCCAAAGAGAAATTGAAAAGATTCAATAAGGATGTCATATTGTTGCACCCCCTGCCCAGAACCAATATCGCGGCTGAAATAAACAATTTGTCCAACGCAAAATATTTCGAACAGGCAAAAAATGGCTTGTATATCAGAACCGCGCTGTTTTATTGGCTGTTTGCCCAAAAAAGTTTTTGA
- a CDS encoding transposase yields MKDDVKKRIQAVRRFLAGEKPDAICVSMVRSKSWLYKWINRYNENDEGWHNSFSRRPNKITNRTPGEIETIIKAIRVNLHKRNLFCGAQAILWEMEDMGVFPLPSLRTINRILSRNNLIRRRDGKYTAKGTSYPKLPSLLANQSHQMDLIGPCYLTGPIRFYGLNVIDTATARCGLHSLSTKSGGDVLHGTWSIWTRIGIPNNIQVDNAMTFCGSPKYPRVMSQFVRLCLHHGVEPWFIPVSEPWRNGVIEKFNDLYRRMFLGKTLMATKAELRDGTLAFEQRHNSKYRYSKLGGKTPLKALAAMKAKLRFPSQEDKPHQRLKKPKSGRCHLVRLVRSDLRVNIFGEMFPVRRQ; encoded by the coding sequence ATGAAGGATGACGTTAAAAAACGTATCCAAGCCGTCCGACGTTTTCTTGCCGGTGAGAAACCGGATGCCATCTGCGTGTCCATGGTCCGATCAAAGTCATGGCTCTACAAATGGATCAATCGTTACAATGAAAATGACGAGGGCTGGCACAACAGTTTCTCAAGGCGTCCTAATAAGATCACAAATCGCACACCGGGTGAAATTGAAACGATCATTAAAGCGATTCGGGTCAATCTTCATAAACGGAATCTGTTTTGCGGCGCCCAGGCGATTTTGTGGGAAATGGAGGATATGGGCGTTTTTCCCTTGCCTTCGCTGCGAACAATCAACCGTATTTTGAGTCGAAACAATCTCATTCGCCGAAGGGACGGCAAATACACGGCGAAAGGAACGTCTTACCCCAAGCTCCCGTCTCTTCTGGCGAACCAGTCACATCAGATGGATCTCATTGGGCCTTGCTATCTCACAGGACCGATCCGTTTTTATGGGCTCAATGTCATCGACACGGCAACCGCGCGTTGCGGTCTGCATTCATTGTCAACCAAGTCCGGCGGGGACGTTTTGCATGGAACATGGTCTATCTGGACCCGAATCGGGATTCCGAACAACATTCAGGTGGATAACGCCATGACTTTTTGCGGCAGCCCAAAATATCCCCGGGTCATGAGCCAGTTCGTTCGTCTGTGTCTGCATCATGGAGTGGAGCCCTGGTTTATCCCTGTGTCGGAACCCTGGCGAAACGGCGTCATTGAGAAGTTCAACGATCTTTACCGGCGGATGTTTCTCGGCAAAACGCTGATGGCCACAAAGGCTGAATTGAGGGATGGAACATTGGCCTTTGAACAGCGACATAACAGCAAATACCGCTACAGCAAGCTGGGTGGCAAAACGCCCCTGAAAGCCCTGGCGGCGATGAAGGCAAAGCTGAGGTTTCCAAGTCAGGAGGATAAACCTCACCAGCGACTTAAGAAACCAAAATCCGGACGCTGCCACTTGGTTCGCCTGGTCCGAAGTGACCTCAGGGTCAACATTTTTGGGGAGATGTTTCCCGTCCGAAGACAGTGA